A genomic segment from Nitrosopumilus sp. K4 encodes:
- a CDS encoding sulfurtransferase: MSQEKTVKTTTDIDTLRSEIRDKSVRVIDVRREDDYKQNHIPTAVNLPLANLLSDDSPERVQKIFNSLGVDDETRVVVYDDTFGALASRVAWTLEYIGHSDVTLLETTYSHWKSLGLENETQTPDIPTKEHSLHLKPEILATSDYLENSKEKEDVILIDNRERLNYLEQHIPGAISLPYRTLAKNDKILRPRDDMKRLLENRGISGDSEIITYCGSVGTLSGLAYYALKSVGLPNVKLYVRSFKEWKNLQKPTEKQEDANYWDLSAE; the protein is encoded by the coding sequence ATGAGCCAAGAAAAAACTGTCAAGACTACAACTGATATTGATACCCTTCGTTCTGAAATTAGAGACAAGAGTGTTCGCGTAATTGATGTTAGACGTGAAGATGACTATAAACAAAATCACATCCCTACTGCAGTAAATTTGCCTTTGGCAAATTTACTATCTGACGATAGCCCTGAAAGAGTTCAAAAAATCTTCAACTCTTTAGGTGTTGATGATGAAACACGTGTTGTAGTTTATGATGATACTTTTGGAGCTCTTGCATCTCGTGTTGCGTGGACATTGGAATACATTGGTCATTCTGACGTTACATTACTTGAAACCACCTATAGTCATTGGAAGTCTCTTGGATTAGAAAATGAAACTCAAACACCCGACATACCAACAAAAGAGCATTCTTTACATCTAAAACCTGAAATTTTAGCTACATCTGATTATCTTGAAAACTCAAAAGAAAAAGAAGATGTGATCCTAATTGATAATAGAGAACGACTGAATTATCTTGAACAACACATTCCAGGTGCAATTAGTCTTCCTTATCGAACTTTGGCAAAAAATGACAAGATTTTGCGCCCAAGAGATGATATGAAACGGCTACTAGAAAATCGTGGAATTTCAGGTGATTCTGAAATTATTACTTATTGTGGAAGTGTAGGAACACTCTCTGGATTAGCTTACTATGCTCTCAAATCTGTTGGACTACCAAATGTAAAACTCTATGTTCGTTCTTTTAAGGAATGGAAGAATTTGCAAAAACCTACTGAAAAACAAGAAGATGCAAACTATTGGGATTTATCTGCTGAATAG
- a CDS encoding nitrite/sulfite reductase gives MTTPELKQSSPDSVKPKINWGRLEEADNFAETVKLYRQGKYDDESFRRYRLQNGAYGTRMTSDYAMVRIKLPAGEVYPHQLEKIAQLSEQYSIGSAHFSTRENIQLHWVVLEDVSEIFRGLAEVGLTSREACGNSVRNVMCSPMSGVCPDEEFDATPYALATAKFFLRNPMAQSLPRKFKFNFTCCEKHGMVRMVDVGLIPQIRDVDGTKQKGFKIFLGGGLGNRSFVGHQLEEFTPEEELLYTSIAVMRIFDRLGDRKNLARNRMRYLVNDMGWDKFQNLVFKERALVKATQSVITQLDVDETPVSVKRPIRISDESGAPTPDGFARWLKTNTVKQKQSDYRSVFITLESGDITANQLTALGGIVKDFSAEGMARAGFNQNIALRFVHEDDLPKLYSKLLEVGLAKSGALTMTAPIGCSGTTSCNLALTNSHRLAKEIQRKFLELKLDEDDDLRDSSIKISGCPNSCGQHGIATIGFFGGGGRVGKEMYPNYQMLLGGRSDGETMLAQTCARIPAKRVIPVILKIIELFKQYKKPDDTLKEWIHRVANGKEDSEIKSINDMRKILEPFTVPPTKEEDPDFYSDYGSDSSYHTKTGKGECAA, from the coding sequence TTGACAACACCTGAACTTAAACAATCTAGTCCTGATTCGGTCAAACCCAAAATTAACTGGGGACGTCTTGAAGAAGCAGATAACTTTGCAGAAACTGTAAAGCTTTATCGTCAGGGAAAATACGACGATGAAAGTTTTCGAAGGTATCGTCTCCAAAATGGCGCATATGGTACCCGAATGACTAGTGATTATGCAATGGTTAGAATCAAACTACCTGCTGGCGAAGTTTATCCTCACCAACTTGAAAAAATTGCTCAGCTTAGTGAACAATACTCAATTGGCAGTGCGCATTTCTCCACTAGAGAAAATATCCAACTGCATTGGGTAGTTTTAGAAGATGTTTCAGAAATTTTCAGAGGTCTTGCTGAAGTTGGCCTTACATCACGAGAAGCATGTGGGAATTCTGTTAGGAATGTCATGTGTAGTCCTATGTCAGGGGTTTGTCCTGATGAAGAGTTTGACGCTACTCCATATGCTTTAGCTACTGCTAAATTCTTTTTAAGAAATCCAATGGCACAAAGTCTTCCAAGAAAATTCAAATTCAATTTTACTTGCTGTGAAAAACATGGGATGGTAAGAATGGTGGATGTTGGATTAATTCCACAAATTAGAGATGTTGATGGCACTAAACAAAAAGGGTTCAAAATTTTCTTAGGTGGTGGTTTAGGTAATCGTTCTTTTGTTGGTCACCAATTGGAGGAATTTACACCCGAAGAAGAATTATTGTATACATCCATTGCAGTGATGAGAATCTTTGATAGACTTGGAGATAGAAAGAATCTTGCAAGAAATAGAATGCGGTATCTCGTAAATGACATGGGTTGGGATAAATTCCAAAATCTTGTTTTCAAAGAACGTGCTCTTGTTAAAGCAACTCAATCTGTAATCACACAACTTGATGTTGATGAAACACCTGTATCTGTAAAGAGACCTATTCGAATATCTGATGAAAGTGGAGCCCCAACCCCTGATGGGTTTGCAAGATGGTTAAAAACAAACACTGTAAAACAAAAACAATCTGACTATCGTTCTGTATTTATCACACTTGAATCTGGTGATATTACTGCAAATCAACTTACTGCTCTTGGCGGAATTGTCAAAGACTTTTCTGCTGAAGGTATGGCCAGAGCTGGATTTAATCAAAATATCGCGTTGAGATTTGTTCATGAGGATGATCTACCAAAATTATACTCAAAATTGCTAGAGGTAGGCTTGGCAAAATCTGGAGCATTAACTATGACTGCCCCTATTGGTTGTTCAGGCACGACATCTTGTAATTTGGCCCTGACTAATTCTCACAGATTGGCAAAAGAAATTCAAAGAAAATTCCTTGAACTAAAACTAGATGAGGATGATGATCTCCGTGATTCTTCAATTAAGATTAGTGGATGCCCTAACTCTTGTGGCCAACATGGAATTGCAACAATTGGATTCTTTGGTGGTGGGGGTAGAGTTGGAAAAGAAATGTATCCTAACTACCAAATGCTACTTGGTGGCCGTTCAGATGGAGAAACAATGCTTGCTCAAACATGTGCTAGAATCCCTGCAAAAAGAGTGATTCCTGTTATCTTGAAAATCATTGAATTGTTCAAACAGTACAAAAAACCTGACGACACTCTAAAAGAATGGATTCACCGAGTTGCAAATGGAAAAGAAGATTCTGAAATAAAATCCATTAATGATATGAGAAAAATTTTGGAGCCCTTTACAGTTCCACCCACAAAAGAAGAGGATCCTGACTTTTACTCTGACTATGGCAGTGATTCAAGCTATCATACAAAAACTGGAAAAGGTGAATGTGCTGCATGA
- a CDS encoding sulfide-dependent adenosine diphosphate thiazole synthase, translating into MQEATVAEQSSKIFTDVREVEITRAIADEFHSVLIDRAESDVIIIGAGPAGLTASRELSNMGFKVLVIEQNNYLGGGYWLGGYMMNPVTVREPAQKIWDELGIPYKKVREGLYLTPGPHAVSKLIAGACDAGVKFLNLTKFDDLVLKNGRVAGIVVNWMPVSALPRNITCVDPVAFEAKIIIDASGHDSVAVKRLVDRGLVEWKGMNPMFVNEGEEHVVEKTGEVYPGLVAAGMSVTETHGLARMGPTFGSMLYSGKRAAEIAAAKIKELER; encoded by the coding sequence ATGCAAGAAGCAACAGTTGCCGAACAATCATCAAAAATATTTACCGATGTTAGAGAAGTTGAAATTACACGTGCAATAGCTGATGAATTCCATTCCGTTCTAATTGACAGGGCAGAATCAGATGTAATCATTATTGGTGCAGGACCTGCAGGATTAACTGCAAGTAGAGAACTGTCAAACATGGGATTCAAAGTACTAGTTATTGAACAAAACAACTACCTTGGCGGAGGTTATTGGCTTGGAGGTTATATGATGAATCCCGTTACAGTTAGAGAACCAGCTCAAAAAATTTGGGATGAGTTAGGAATCCCATACAAAAAAGTCAGAGAAGGACTTTACTTAACACCAGGACCACATGCAGTATCAAAATTAATTGCAGGAGCTTGTGATGCAGGGGTAAAATTCCTAAACCTTACAAAGTTTGATGATCTTGTTTTGAAAAATGGCAGAGTGGCAGGAATCGTAGTTAATTGGATGCCGGTTTCAGCATTACCAAGAAACATCACATGTGTTGATCCAGTTGCTTTTGAAGCAAAAATAATCATTGATGCATCAGGACATGATTCAGTAGCAGTAAAAAGACTTGTAGACAGAGGACTAGTAGAATGGAAAGGAATGAATCCAATGTTTGTCAACGAAGGTGAAGAACACGTTGTTGAAAAAACAGGCGAAGTGTATCCAGGTCTAGTCGCAGCAGGAATGTCTGTCACTGAAACTCACGGATTGGCAAGAATGGGACCAACATTTGGTTCAATGCTATATTCTGGAAAAAGAGCAGCAGAAATTGCAGCAGCAAAAATTAAAGAGTTAGAAAGATAA
- a CDS encoding DUF6775 family putative metallopeptidase encodes MKISRIIFYDEPSVPEIDLDNLVKFTQNTFGILPEKRKSILTLADEEIPKDIAGTRIFKLSVPYTKHIPSFEEIEFEKKNVIDTSANQNITYYDGFELQNILGKIIPKDELGEDTFHVIFTNKLTCTYDYNDYRYHGRALIGSNPVIISTTGIIEAPAKPREYYMELITKSRQGVNIDHLKEKYKGTFLEYHDSRLSKIVEGYFLQALFYYETLEPFCENKECRLFNAHWQKDLLYSQLESTKLCQKHQEILEKMTIT; translated from the coding sequence TTGAAAATATCTAGAATTATTTTCTATGATGAGCCTTCTGTGCCTGAAATTGATCTTGATAATTTAGTCAAATTTACACAAAATACATTTGGTATTTTACCAGAAAAAAGAAAATCAATCCTCACATTAGCTGATGAAGAGATCCCAAAAGACATTGCTGGAACAAGAATATTCAAACTAAGTGTTCCATACACCAAACACATTCCATCATTTGAAGAAATTGAATTTGAAAAAAAGAATGTCATAGATACATCAGCCAATCAAAATATTACATATTATGACGGTTTTGAGTTACAAAATATTTTGGGAAAAATTATTCCAAAAGATGAACTAGGAGAAGACACATTTCATGTAATTTTTACAAACAAACTTACTTGTACGTATGACTATAATGATTATAGATATCACGGAAGGGCATTGATTGGGTCAAATCCTGTAATAATTTCAACAACGGGAATCATCGAAGCCCCTGCAAAACCCAGGGAATACTATATGGAGTTAATTACAAAATCAAGACAAGGTGTAAACATAGATCATCTAAAAGAAAAATACAAAGGAACTTTTCTTGAATATCACGATTCCAGATTATCTAAGATTGTCGAAGGGTATTTTCTACAAGCACTGTTTTATTATGAAACACTAGAACCTTTTTGCGAAAATAAGGAATGTAGATTGTTTAATGCGCATTGGCAAAAAGATCTTTTGTATTCTCAGTTAGAATCAACAAAACTATGTCAAAAACATCAAGAGATCTTAGAAAAAATGACAATAACTTAA
- the trxB gene encoding thioredoxin-disulfide reductase gives MMAADDGATILQEKDEPPKMPDKNQTKFDVIIIGAGPSGYTAGIYCSRAGYDTLILSGLLPGGQLVNTTEVENYPGFEKGIMGPDLMIEMRKQTQRMGTTIIDDEAVNVDFRHKPFKVLTASEEYEAKAVIIATGANPRKLGLEGEQTFGGKGVSYCATCDGPFFRNQELIVVGGGDSAIEEATFLTKFATTVHVVHRRDELRASKAMQERAFNNEKIKFHWDSEVTDIKGDQKMQQAILKNLKTGEEKTLDAGGLFVAIGHEPNTKLFKNQIDLDEEGYIILKNKTHTNIEGVFAAGDVHDRRYRQAITAAGYGCMAAIDVDKYLTEKP, from the coding sequence ATGATGGCAGCAGATGACGGTGCTACAATCCTTCAAGAAAAAGACGAGCCACCAAAAATGCCAGACAAAAATCAGACAAAATTCGACGTGATAATTATCGGAGCAGGACCATCAGGATACACTGCAGGAATTTACTGCTCAAGAGCAGGGTATGATACTTTGATTTTATCAGGATTACTTCCAGGAGGACAATTAGTCAACACTACAGAAGTTGAAAACTATCCAGGATTTGAAAAAGGAATAATGGGTCCTGATTTAATGATTGAAATGAGAAAACAAACCCAGAGAATGGGAACAACAATAATAGACGATGAAGCAGTAAATGTAGATTTTAGGCATAAACCATTCAAGGTTTTAACAGCATCTGAAGAGTACGAAGCAAAAGCAGTCATCATTGCAACAGGTGCAAATCCCAGAAAACTAGGATTGGAAGGAGAGCAAACATTTGGTGGAAAAGGTGTTTCATACTGTGCAACATGTGATGGGCCATTTTTTAGAAATCAAGAATTAATCGTAGTTGGAGGAGGAGATTCAGCTATAGAAGAAGCAACATTTCTAACAAAATTTGCAACCACAGTACACGTAGTACACAGACGAGACGAATTAAGAGCAAGTAAAGCAATGCAAGAAAGAGCATTTAACAATGAAAAGATAAAATTCCATTGGGATTCAGAAGTCACAGACATTAAAGGAGATCAAAAGATGCAACAGGCAATTTTAAAAAATCTCAAAACAGGAGAAGAGAAAACACTTGATGCAGGAGGGCTATTTGTTGCAATAGGACACGAACCAAACACAAAATTATTTAAAAATCAAATTGATCTAGACGAAGAAGGATACATCATTCTAAAAAACAAGACACACACAAACATCGAAGGAGTGTTTGCTGCAGGTGATGTCCATGATAGAAGGTACAGACAAGCCATCACAGCAGCAGGTTATGGATGCATGGCAGCAATTGATGTTGACAAATATTTGACTGAAAAACCCTAA
- a CDS encoding cysteine synthase family protein, which yields MTTVADTDVLNRVGNTPLVKLDSLSNENAEYFAKLEGHNPFGSVKDRAAYWMIKDGEERGILTKGKSIIIEPTSGNTGIALTGIANLLGYKVEIVIPEKASNETKDIIRKLGAKIFETSDDLCPKVGAGTDQSIALATSIASSRPDTYYSPNQYANEANFKGHYVGTGPEIWKQTDGKITHFFTGVGTGGTITGIGTYLKEKNPNVKIIGCQPQQNHLIQGWRNFEESAKPDLFLKRENVVDDWISVDNEEAFSVVKEVYSKDRLLISPSSAAVYACMKKYPIDGKACVVGIFADDGRKFKSVYAKQNVMSEEEFDNALKDAKHMSELAY from the coding sequence ATGACAACTGTTGCTGATACTGATGTTCTTAACCGTGTTGGAAACACTCCTCTTGTAAAATTAGATTCGTTGTCAAATGAAAATGCTGAATATTTTGCAAAATTAGAAGGTCACAATCCATTTGGCTCTGTAAAAGACAGGGCAGCTTATTGGATGATCAAAGATGGTGAAGAACGAGGAATACTGACAAAAGGAAAGAGCATCATCATTGAACCAACTTCTGGAAATACTGGAATTGCCTTGACTGGAATTGCTAATTTACTTGGTTACAAAGTTGAGATTGTTATCCCTGAAAAAGCAAGTAATGAAACTAAAGATATCATTAGAAAACTTGGTGCCAAAATCTTTGAAACAAGCGATGATTTGTGTCCTAAGGTTGGTGCAGGCACTGATCAAAGCATCGCTCTTGCAACTTCTATTGCCTCTTCTAGGCCTGATACTTATTATTCTCCAAACCAATACGCAAATGAAGCAAACTTCAAGGGCCATTATGTTGGAACTGGCCCTGAGATTTGGAAACAGACTGATGGTAAAATAACTCATTTCTTTACTGGTGTAGGAACTGGTGGTACTATTACTGGAATTGGGACCTACTTGAAAGAAAAAAATCCGAATGTCAAAATAATTGGTTGCCAACCTCAACAAAACCATTTGATTCAAGGATGGAGAAACTTTGAAGAATCTGCAAAACCAGATCTGTTCTTGAAACGTGAAAACGTAGTTGATGATTGGATATCTGTAGATAATGAAGAAGCATTTTCTGTTGTAAAGGAAGTGTATTCTAAAGATAGATTATTGATTAGTCCGTCTTCTGCTGCAGTTTATGCATGCATGAAAAAATACCCCATTGATGGTAAAGCATGTGTGGTTGGAATCTTTGCTGATGATGGAAGAAAGTTCAAGAGTGTTTATGCAAAACAAAATGTAATGTCTGAAGAAGAATTTGACAATGCATTAAAGGATGCAAAACACATGTCTGAATTAGCCTATTGA
- a CDS encoding sulfurtransferase TusA family protein, with protein sequence MSAEKKLDATGLFCPEPVFRTKIEIEKMQVGEVLTVSADDPAAEDDISRWVTRNGHELLDMSKDGSVITFQIKKVK encoded by the coding sequence ATGTCTGCTGAAAAAAAATTAGATGCAACAGGATTGTTCTGTCCTGAACCTGTGTTTAGAACAAAAATTGAAATTGAAAAAATGCAGGTTGGTGAAGTTCTAACTGTTTCTGCAGATGATCCCGCAGCTGAAGACGATATATCTAGATGGGTTACAAGAAATGGTCATGAATTGTTAGATATGTCTAAAGATGGCAGCGTAATTACTTTTCAAATTAAAAAGGTGAAATAA
- a CDS encoding PHP domain-containing protein, whose amino-acid sequence MPVKTELHCHNSFSNFHVGEEEPPYDCNISIRDQLERSYSLGLDAIFVTNHNTLDGYRQLLEYKNNHSKFQNISVFPAEEITIDTGAHVLAYGIHDEIKSGITLDELIDEVHKQGGITSAPHPFSLLDALRDSAKKCDMVEVFNSNNIDVLSNAKATQFALDNNMIQVSGSDSHVLSTLGRCVNVIDSENDLDDILQSMKKGQIEISQTGYALQDETMDHLKYKINNSKEYLVDYISEHYPNTKWLLTLLLRIYNSNQNSHLWSLFYKIAIHLMKRISQKINFQNHDPSFMKDRNLSTMFKMAI is encoded by the coding sequence TTGCCTGTAAAAACTGAATTACATTGTCATAATTCCTTTTCAAATTTTCATGTTGGAGAAGAAGAACCTCCATATGATTGCAATATTTCTATTAGGGATCAACTTGAGCGGTCATACAGTTTAGGTCTGGATGCAATTTTTGTTACAAATCATAACACATTAGATGGTTACAGACAATTACTAGAATACAAAAACAATCATTCTAAATTCCAAAATATTTCTGTATTTCCTGCTGAAGAAATAACCATTGATACTGGTGCGCATGTATTGGCATATGGCATTCATGATGAAATAAAGTCTGGAATAACATTAGATGAGTTAATTGATGAAGTTCATAAACAAGGCGGAATTACATCTGCACCTCACCCATTTAGTTTGTTAGATGCATTAAGAGATAGTGCAAAAAAATGTGATATGGTTGAGGTCTTTAATAGCAACAACATAGATGTTTTATCTAATGCTAAGGCCACTCAATTTGCGCTTGATAACAATATGATTCAGGTTTCTGGCAGTGACTCTCATGTGCTGTCTACGCTTGGAAGATGTGTAAATGTGATTGATTCAGAAAATGATTTGGACGATATTTTACAGTCTATGAAAAAAGGACAAATTGAAATTTCTCAAACAGGTTATGCTTTACAAGATGAAACCATGGACCATCTAAAATACAAAATTAACAATTCTAAAGAATATCTTGTAGATTATATTTCTGAGCATTATCCAAACACAAAATGGCTTTTGACTTTGCTGCTTCGAATTTATAACTCAAATCAAAACAGTCATCTTTGGTCACTATTTTATAAAATTGCAATTCATTTGATGAAAAGAATTTCCCAAAAAATTAATTTTCAAAATCATGACCCTTCTTTTATGAAGGACAGAAATCTTTCAACTATGTTCAAAATGGCTATTTAG
- the cofE gene encoding coenzyme F420-0:L-glutamate ligase, producing MNILPVFIDKEIESGDDIVNFILNVEDIQDNDIIVLAQKIISKQEGRLVNLSSVTPSLLAEGIGSQYEKDPRIVELILQESKRIIRMQNGIIVVETNNGFICANAGIDESNVKDGYATLLPKNSDESAEKIRRSIFEKTNKSVGVIISDTFGRPFRVGQTNFAIGVSGINPVLDYAGTSDTFGNVLRVTAIAIADELSSAAELVMKKTTKCPVAIIRGFTFPKDSSSIDVLLRPESEDLFR from the coding sequence TTGAATATTTTACCTGTGTTTATCGACAAAGAAATTGAATCTGGCGATGATATTGTAAATTTTATCTTAAATGTTGAAGACATTCAAGACAATGACATTATAGTTTTAGCACAAAAAATAATCTCAAAGCAAGAGGGGCGATTAGTAAATTTATCTTCCGTTACTCCATCATTATTGGCAGAAGGTATAGGTTCCCAATATGAAAAAGATCCTAGGATTGTGGAATTAATTCTACAAGAATCAAAACGTATTATCCGAATGCAAAACGGGATAATCGTTGTTGAAACAAACAATGGATTCATTTGTGCTAATGCTGGAATTGATGAAAGTAATGTAAAAGATGGTTATGCAACATTATTGCCAAAAAATTCTGATGAATCAGCTGAAAAAATACGAAGATCTATTTTTGAAAAAACAAACAAATCCGTTGGTGTGATTATTTCTGATACTTTTGGGCGTCCTTTTAGAGTGGGACAAACAAATTTTGCAATAGGAGTTTCTGGAATTAATCCTGTGCTAGACTATGCAGGGACGTCTGATACTTTTGGAAATGTTCTACGTGTAACTGCCATTGCAATAGCTGATGAGCTTTCATCTGCTGCAGAATTAGTTATGAAAAAAACTACAAAATGCCCTGTAGCAATTATTAGAGGTTTTACATTTCCTAAAGATTCATCATCAATTGATGTTCTATTAAGACCTGAAAGTGAAGATCTGTTTCGTTAA
- the serB gene encoding phosphoserine phosphatase SerB yields MLVIFDVEGVLYDAEYLPILAEKLNKEDEIWEITKKGIQGVINWEEGLRTRVKALKGLDYETCKQVADELPIMTGAKEACRVLKAAGWKIMAVSGGFTIMTDRLKEELGLDHVYSNELLFKDGKLDGVKINVDSDKAKSARIKIEEWGETKENIACVVDGANDVKLFDICGLGIAYRAQDLVKDLATTTLEEKDLSKILDIINKHYKLELETTTTA; encoded by the coding sequence TTGTTAGTAATTTTTGATGTTGAAGGGGTTTTGTATGATGCAGAGTATTTGCCAATTCTTGCAGAAAAACTAAACAAAGAAGACGAAATTTGGGAAATTACTAAAAAAGGTATTCAGGGAGTCATAAATTGGGAAGAGGGTCTAAGAACTAGAGTTAAGGCACTAAAAGGATTAGATTATGAAACTTGTAAACAAGTTGCAGATGAATTACCTATAATGACTGGTGCAAAGGAAGCTTGTAGAGTTTTAAAAGCTGCAGGATGGAAAATCATGGCAGTTTCTGGCGGATTTACAATTATGACTGATAGACTAAAAGAAGAACTAGGGTTAGATCATGTTTATTCTAATGAACTACTTTTCAAAGATGGAAAACTAGATGGTGTAAAGATTAACGTTGATTCTGATAAAGCTAAATCAGCTAGAATAAAAATTGAAGAGTGGGGAGAAACTAAAGAAAACATTGCTTGTGTTGTTGATGGCGCAAATGATGTTAAATTGTTTGATATCTGTGGATTAGGAATTGCATATAGAGCACAAGATTTGGTAAAGGACCTCGCTACTACCACATTAGAAGAAAAAGATCTTTCCAAAATTTTAGATATAATTAACAAGCACTACAAATTAGAACTTGAAACTACGACTACTGCATAA
- the proS gene encoding proline--tRNA ligase codes for MSKEDKGITVSKKEDFSEWYTQVVLKAELADYAPVKGLIVLRPDGYSIWELLRDTFDKKFSKNGIRNGFLPVLIPESLLGKEQKHFAGFNPEVFWVTHSGENEVGDKLALRPTSETLAYTLYSKWIQSWRDLPLKINFWNTALRAEIKATKPFLRTSEFLWQEGHTVHTTQDEAEKEVMKILDIYKNTVENELAIPVVTGKKSEKEKFVGAVYTTTMESIMPDGKALQMGTSHFLGQNFSIPFEVKFADKDNVEHFAWQTSWGVSWRLIGAMIMVHGDDKGLVLPPKVAPIQIVIVPIYKSEETKEQVIQKAKEIKEELEKQDIRVHIDDRSELTPGYKFNDWEMKGVPLRMEIGPKDLEKQSVMIAKRYNKEKLSMPISEIKNINSILEQIQKDMLEVAKKQGKENTVEILDYSEFKSKISSGGFFKAYWCGNQECEEKIKEETSADIRVIPFGSEDVSGKCLYCQKQSQSKPIFARGY; via the coding sequence TTGAGTAAAGAAGATAAAGGGATCACAGTTTCGAAAAAAGAAGATTTTAGCGAGTGGTACACGCAAGTAGTTCTAAAAGCAGAACTTGCAGATTATGCACCAGTTAAAGGATTAATTGTCCTAAGACCAGACGGATATTCTATCTGGGAATTACTTAGAGACACTTTTGACAAAAAATTTTCAAAGAACGGAATTAGAAATGGATTCTTACCAGTACTCATCCCAGAATCATTATTAGGAAAAGAGCAAAAACACTTTGCAGGGTTTAATCCAGAGGTATTTTGGGTAACACATTCAGGAGAAAACGAAGTAGGAGACAAACTGGCATTAAGACCAACATCAGAAACATTAGCATATACATTATATTCCAAATGGATTCAAAGTTGGAGAGATTTACCACTAAAAATTAATTTTTGGAACACAGCACTTAGAGCAGAGATAAAAGCTACAAAACCATTTCTTAGAACATCGGAGTTTTTGTGGCAAGAAGGCCATACAGTTCACACAACACAAGATGAAGCAGAAAAAGAAGTAATGAAAATTCTTGACATTTATAAAAATACTGTTGAAAATGAATTAGCAATCCCAGTAGTAACAGGAAAAAAGAGCGAGAAGGAAAAATTCGTTGGTGCTGTATACACAACCACAATGGAATCAATCATGCCAGACGGAAAAGCACTACAAATGGGAACATCGCATTTTCTAGGTCAGAATTTTTCAATTCCATTTGAAGTAAAATTTGCAGATAAAGACAATGTAGAACATTTTGCATGGCAAACATCATGGGGGGTCTCGTGGAGATTAATTGGAGCAATGATAATGGTCCACGGAGATGATAAAGGACTAGTATTACCACCCAAAGTAGCTCCAATTCAGATCGTAATTGTTCCAATTTACAAATCAGAAGAAACTAAAGAACAAGTAATTCAAAAAGCAAAAGAAATCAAAGAGGAATTAGAAAAACAGGACATCAGAGTCCATATAGATGACAGAAGTGAGTTAACCCCAGGTTACAAATTTAATGACTGGGAGATGAAAGGAGTTCCATTAAGAATGGAAATAGGGCCAAAAGATCTTGAAAAACAAAGTGTGATGATTGCAAAGAGATACAATAAAGAAAAATTAAGCATGCCCATTTCAGAAATTAAGAATATCAATTCAATCTTAGAACAAATTCAAAAAGACATGTTAGAAGTAGCAAAGAAACAAGGAAAAGAAAACACAGTAGAAATTTTAGATTATTCAGAGTTTAAATCAAAAATCTCAAGTGGGGGATTCTTTAAAGCATATTGGTGTGGCAATCAAGAATGTGAAGAAAAGATCAAGGAAGAAACAAGTGCAGACATCAGAGTTATACCATTTGGGTCAGAAGATGTATCTGGAAAATGTCTTTATTGTCAGAAACAAAGCCAATCAAAGCCAATTTTTGCAAGAGGCTATTAA